A genome region from Pan troglodytes isolate AG18354 chromosome 3, NHGRI_mPanTro3-v2.0_pri, whole genome shotgun sequence includes the following:
- the LOC461609 gene encoding mortality factor 4-like protein 1 has translation MVPKQDPKPKFQEGERVLCFHGPLLYDAKCVKLAIKDKQVKYFIHYSGWNKNWDEWVPESRVLKYVDTNLQKQRELQKANQEQYAEGKMRWAAPGKKTSGLQQKNIEAKTKKNKQKTPGNGDGGSTSETPQPPQKKRAQVDPTVENEETFMNRVEVKVKIPEELKPWLVDDWDLITRQKQLFYLPADKNVDSILEDYANYKKSHGNTDNKEYAVNEVVAGIKEYFNLMLGTQLLYKFERPQYAEILADCPDAPMSQVYGVPHLLRLSVQIGAMLAYTPLDEKSLALLLNYLHDFLKYLAKNSATLFSASDYEVALPEYHWKAV, from the coding sequence ATGGTGCCGAAGCAGGACCCGAAGCCTAAATTCCAGGAGGGTGAGCGAGTGCTGTGCTTTCATGGGCCTCTGCTTTATGATGCAAAGTGTGTAAAGCTTGCCATAAAGGACAAACAAGTGAAATACTTTATACATTACAGTGGTTGGAATAAAAATTGGGATGAGTGGGTTCCGGAGAGCAGAGTACTCAAATATGTGGACACCAATTTGCAGAAACAGCGAGAACTTCAAAAAGCCAATCAGGAGCAGTATGCAGAGGGGAAGATGAGATGGGCTGCCCCAGGAAAGAAGACATCTGGTCTGCAACAGAAAAATATTGAAgcgaaaacaaaaaagaacaaacagaaaacacctGGAAATGGAGATGGTGGCAGTACCAGTGAGACCCCCcagcctcctcagaagaaaaggGCCCAGGTAGATCCTACTGTTGAAAATGAGGAAACATTCATGAACAGAGTTGAAGTTAAAGTAAAGATTCCTGAAGAGCTAAAACCATGGCTTGTTGATGACTGGGACTTAATTACCAGGCAAAAACAGCTCTTTTATCTTCCTGCTGATAAGAATGTGGATTCCATTCTTGAGGATTATGCAAATTACAAGAAATCTCATGGAAACACAGATAATAAGGAGTATGCAGTTAATGAAGTTGTGGCAGGGATAAAAGAATACTTCAACCTAATGTTGGGCACCCAGCTACTCTACAAATTTGAGAGACCACAGTATGCCGAAATTCTTGCAGATTGTCCCGATGCACCCATGTCCCAGGTGTATGGAGTGCCACATCTCCTGAGATTATCTGTACAAATTGGAGCAATGTTGGCCTATACACCTCTGGATGAGAAGAGCCTTGCTTTATTACTCAATTATCTTCACGATTTCCTAAAGTACCTGGCAAAGAATTCTGCAACTTTGTTTAGTGCCAGCGATTATGAAGTGGCTCTTCCTGAGTACCATTGGAAAGCTGTGTGA